The genomic region TGGTGATCGGGGCGATGTCCGAGCGCTTGTACTCGAAGCCCGTGATGTCGATGTCGTCGACGTCCTTGCCCTCCTTCCAGACGATGTGGCCCGCGTAGCGCTTCTTCCGGCCGGCCTGGAAGAAGCGCCTGTACAGTTTCTCGAACTCGATCTGGAATCGGTGCTCCTCTGCGTCGAGGACCTCGCGCGCGAACTCGTCGTAGGAGGCGTTGATGTGGTCCTCGATCTCGAAGGACTGCTCGATGGCACTCTCCTTGTCGACGTCGCCCCCGAGTTCCAACATGACCGAATCGGTGTCGCCGTAGGTGACCTGATACCCCAGGTCGTTCGCCGACCGTTCGGTGAACTCGATGACCTCCCGGCCCGTCGCCGTGACCGCCCCGGCGACGTCCTTGTCGTAGAGCCGGAAGCGCTCCCAGCCGAGCACCCCATAGAGGGAGTTCATGATGACCTTCACCGCCCCTTGCTGGCGGTCGAACCGTTCGTACTCGCCGCTTCCCGGCGCGTGTTCGGCCCGCCGGGATTTCTTGCGGTCGCGCTCCGTGAGCAGTTCGTCGACCATCTCCCGGATGATGCCGTCCGGTTCGCGCTTGAACGCCATGCCGTTGGGCGCGCGATACGTCTCGCCCTCGTACTCGGGTCCGGCCTTCGTCTCCGGTGAGGCGTTGATCGTCACCATGCACATCGGATACAGCGACTTCAGGTCGAGGACGGTGACGTTCTCCTTCACGCCGGTGATGGGGTCGAACACCGCCCCGCCCTCGTACTCCTCGCTTTCGACCCTCCCTTTCGAGGGGAGGGCGAACTCGCCGTGGACCTTGTGCAGGACGTACATGTCGACGGTGTCCCCCGGAGTGGGAGCGTCCTCCAGTTTACAGCCGACGAACGTGCGCACCTCGTCCCAGAAGGGGACGATCCCCTGGCGGCGGTCGATCTCCACGCAGAGTTCGACGTCCCTGACGTTGTACTCGAGCAGTCGTTCCGGGTTTTGCTCCCAGAGGTCGCCGATGTCGCCCGCGTAGCGCTCCTTTCCGACCCCGAGTTCGGTCTCGGCGACCGCATCGAGGCGGTAGGAGTCGAGTTCGGAGAACTGCGTGCGCTTGTACGCGTAGAGCAGGTCGAAGACGACCCGGCCCTTGACGTTGGGTCCCTGCCAGTCGGAGCGCCAGACCTCGTTCACCCGCGAGAGGCGCTCCATCGAGAGGTCGTAGTCGGTCGCCGGATCCAACCGGTCGAGTCGGTCGATCAGGTAGGGCGCGTCGAAGTCGTCGACGTTCCACCCCGTCAGCACGTCCGGATCGGTCTCCTCGATATAGGTGAGGTAGGCGTCGAGCATCGCCTCCTCGCTCTCGAAGGCCCGGATCTCGATGTCGACGTCCTCGATGATCGGGGCGTAGTCGGGGAGTTCGGCGGGGGAGGTGCTATCCCCGGCGGGCGCGACGTACAGCCAGCCGACGTACTCCTCGTGCCGGGAGTCGTGGCTGGTCAGACAGACGATCGGCTCCTCGCCCTCCTCGGGGAACCCCGATCGATCGTCGACCTCGATGTCGAAGGTGTGGATCCGGAGGTCGGCCTCGGCCTCGACCGGTTCGATCTCCTCGTGATGCACTCGAATGGAACCGTCGTCGTCGCGGCGGTCGGGGACGCGGATCCCGCTTTTGAT from Halalkalicoccus sp. NIPERK01 harbors:
- a CDS encoding DNA-directed DNA polymerase, with product MEQSGLSAYAGESEGRPAAEAHAVAGNGDATGEVVDIDERRFPSVEGTIDLGVTQVNYTVEEGSDGEHPVMHVFGRDAEGNAEHVRVYDFRPYFYAPTATLTDEDLSDSRITGTEEGYESIRGEELTKIFGQTPRDVGNMRDRFDHYEADILFPNRLLIDKGIKSGIRVPDRRDDDGSIRVHHEEIEPVEAEADLRIHTFDIEVDDRSGFPEEGEEPIVCLTSHDSRHEEYVGWLYVAPAGDSTSPAELPDYAPIIEDVDIEIRAFESEEAMLDAYLTYIEETDPDVLTGWNVDDFDAPYLIDRLDRLDPATDYDLSMERLSRVNEVWRSDWQGPNVKGRVVFDLLYAYKRTQFSELDSYRLDAVAETELGVGKERYAGDIGDLWEQNPERLLEYNVRDVELCVEIDRRQGIVPFWDEVRTFVGCKLEDAPTPGDTVDMYVLHKVHGEFALPSKGRVESEEYEGGAVFDPITGVKENVTVLDLKSLYPMCMVTINASPETKAGPEYEGETYRAPNGMAFKREPDGIIREMVDELLTERDRKKSRRAEHAPGSGEYERFDRQQGAVKVIMNSLYGVLGWERFRLYDKDVAGAVTATGREVIEFTERSANDLGYQVTYGDTDSVMLELGGDVDKESAIEQSFEIEDHINASYDEFAREVLDAEEHRFQIEFEKLYRRFFQAGRKKRYAGHIVWKEGKDVDDIDITGFEYKRSDIAPITKEVQKDVIEMIVMGEDLENVKSYVHEVITEFQTGEIDLDRIAIPGGIGKRLDAYDTDTAQVRGAKYANLLLGTNFTRGSKPKRLYLKKVHPKFFRRLEEEGFDPSGTSAADRLYREFKRNPDVICFEYEDQLPEEFEVDWEKMLEKTLKGPISRVLEALDVSWDEVKSGQQQTGLSSFG